A stretch of Lathyrus oleraceus cultivar Zhongwan6 chromosome 6, CAAS_Psat_ZW6_1.0, whole genome shotgun sequence DNA encodes these proteins:
- the LOC127098478 gene encoding aspartic proteinase 36 isoform X2, producing the protein MRCYIPTLLLFSLICCLVSLPVSAAYGSGYLALQRAVPLSHRVEMDTIRARDRLRHARFLRDVGGGVVDFTVQGSSDPFTRGLYTTKVKMGNPPKEFNVQIDTGSDILWVNCNTCSNCPKSSGIGIELNFFDTVASSTAALVPCSNPVCTYGVQGAAAQCSPQVNQCSYTFQYEDGSGTSGVYVSDALYFDMILGQSTSDNVNSSATIIFGCSTSQSGDLTKTDKAVDGIFGFGPGDLSVVSQLSSRGITPKVFSHCLKGDGNGGGILVLGEILEPSIVYSPLVPSQPHYNLNLLSIAVNGQLLSINPDVFTTSDNRGTIVDCGTTLAYLVQEAYDPLVNAVNTAVSRFATPFISKGSQCYLVLTSINAYFPPVSLNFAGGASMDLKPSQYLLHNGFQDGAAIWCIGFQKVQEGVTILGDLVLKDKIVVYDLARQQIGWTNYDCSMSVNVSVTTTKDEYINARARQTSVSSSKIGTLSKLLPVSIMALSIHIIIFMKSPHL; encoded by the exons ATGCGGTGTTACATTCCGACGTTACTCTTATTCTCGTTAATATGCTGCTTAGTCAGCTTGCCGGTATCCGCCGCATACGGCAGCGGCTACCTCGCTCTACAACGGGCCGTTCCGCTTAGCCACCGCGTTGAGATGGACACAATCAGAGCTCGCGATAGACTTCGCCACGCTCGATTCTTGCGAGATGTTGGTGGCGGTGTTGTCGACTTCACAGTTCAAGGCTCCTCCGATCCTTTTACCCGTGG GTTGTATACTACCAAAGTTAAGATGGGAAATCCACCTAAGGAATTTAATGTTCAGATTGATACTGGAAGTGACATTTTGTGGGTTAATTGTAACACTTGCAGTAATTGCCCTAAATCTAGTGGAATTGGG ATTGAGCTCAATTTCTTTGACACAGTTGCTTCGTCCACGGCTGCGCTGGTTCCTTGCTCGAACCCTGTATGCACTTATGGGGTTCAAGGTGCTGCTGCTCAATGCTCCCCTCAGGTTAATCAGTGTAGCTACACCTTTCAGTATGAAGATGGGAGTGGTACCTCGGGTGTTTATGTCTCGGATGCTTTGTACTTTGACATGATCCTTGGACAATCTACTTCTGACAATGTTAATTCTTCAGCTACCATTATTTTCGG GTGTAGCACTTCTCAGTCTGGAGATTTGACTAAGACGGATAAAGCAGTTGATGGAATCTTTGGGTTTGGCCCCGGTGATCTATCTGTTGTATCACAATTGTCATCACGAGGAATAACACCCAAAGTTTTCTCTCATTGCTTGAAAGGAGATGGCAATGGAGGAGGCATTCTAGTTCTTGGTGAGATTTTGGAGCCAAGTATTGTTTATAGTCCCCTTGTCCCATCACA GCCTCATTACAACTTAAATCTTCTGAGCATTGCTGTCAATGGGCAACTTCTCTCAATTAATCCAGATGTATTCACAACGTCTGACAACCGAGGAACTATAGTTGACTGTGGTACAACATTGGCATATCTTGTTCAAGAAGCTTATGATCCTCTTGTCAATGCA GTAAATACTGCTGTGTCACGTTTTGCTACTCCCTTTATTTCAAAAGGAAGCCAGTGTTATCTGGTCTTAACCAG TATCAATGCTTATTTTCCTCCAGTCAGTTTAAACTTCGCGGGTGGAGCATCAATGGATTTAAAACCATCACAATACCTTCTGCATAATGGTTTTCAG GATGGTGCTGCAATATGGTGCATAGGTTTCCAAAAAGTGCAAGAGGGAGTCACAATTTTAGGAG ATCTTGTCCTGAAAGACAAGATCGTTGTTTATGACTTGGCTCGTCAGCAAATAGGATGGACTAACTATGATT GTTCCATGTCTGTAAACGTCTCGGTGACTACAACCAAGGATGAGTACATCAATGCAAGAGCAAGACAGACAAGTGTCAGCAGCTCGAAAATAGGGACTCTCTCCAAGTTACTACCTGTAAGCATCATGGCTCTTTCAATACACATAATAATCTTCATGAAGTCACCACATTTATAA
- the LOC127098478 gene encoding aspartic proteinase 36 isoform X1: MRCYIPTLLLFSLICCLVSLPVSAAYGSGYLALQRAVPLSHRVEMDTIRARDRLRHARFLRDVGGGVVDFTVQGSSDPFTRGYGLYTTKVKMGNPPKEFNVQIDTGSDILWVNCNTCSNCPKSSGIGIELNFFDTVASSTAALVPCSNPVCTYGVQGAAAQCSPQVNQCSYTFQYEDGSGTSGVYVSDALYFDMILGQSTSDNVNSSATIIFGCSTSQSGDLTKTDKAVDGIFGFGPGDLSVVSQLSSRGITPKVFSHCLKGDGNGGGILVLGEILEPSIVYSPLVPSQPHYNLNLLSIAVNGQLLSINPDVFTTSDNRGTIVDCGTTLAYLVQEAYDPLVNAVNTAVSRFATPFISKGSQCYLVLTSINAYFPPVSLNFAGGASMDLKPSQYLLHNGFQDGAAIWCIGFQKVQEGVTILGDLVLKDKIVVYDLARQQIGWTNYDCSMSVNVSVTTTKDEYINARARQTSVSSSKIGTLSKLLPVSIMALSIHIIIFMKSPHL; the protein is encoded by the exons ATGCGGTGTTACATTCCGACGTTACTCTTATTCTCGTTAATATGCTGCTTAGTCAGCTTGCCGGTATCCGCCGCATACGGCAGCGGCTACCTCGCTCTACAACGGGCCGTTCCGCTTAGCCACCGCGTTGAGATGGACACAATCAGAGCTCGCGATAGACTTCGCCACGCTCGATTCTTGCGAGATGTTGGTGGCGGTGTTGTCGACTTCACAGTTCAAGGCTCCTCCGATCCTTTTACCCGTGGGTATGG GTTGTATACTACCAAAGTTAAGATGGGAAATCCACCTAAGGAATTTAATGTTCAGATTGATACTGGAAGTGACATTTTGTGGGTTAATTGTAACACTTGCAGTAATTGCCCTAAATCTAGTGGAATTGGG ATTGAGCTCAATTTCTTTGACACAGTTGCTTCGTCCACGGCTGCGCTGGTTCCTTGCTCGAACCCTGTATGCACTTATGGGGTTCAAGGTGCTGCTGCTCAATGCTCCCCTCAGGTTAATCAGTGTAGCTACACCTTTCAGTATGAAGATGGGAGTGGTACCTCGGGTGTTTATGTCTCGGATGCTTTGTACTTTGACATGATCCTTGGACAATCTACTTCTGACAATGTTAATTCTTCAGCTACCATTATTTTCGG GTGTAGCACTTCTCAGTCTGGAGATTTGACTAAGACGGATAAAGCAGTTGATGGAATCTTTGGGTTTGGCCCCGGTGATCTATCTGTTGTATCACAATTGTCATCACGAGGAATAACACCCAAAGTTTTCTCTCATTGCTTGAAAGGAGATGGCAATGGAGGAGGCATTCTAGTTCTTGGTGAGATTTTGGAGCCAAGTATTGTTTATAGTCCCCTTGTCCCATCACA GCCTCATTACAACTTAAATCTTCTGAGCATTGCTGTCAATGGGCAACTTCTCTCAATTAATCCAGATGTATTCACAACGTCTGACAACCGAGGAACTATAGTTGACTGTGGTACAACATTGGCATATCTTGTTCAAGAAGCTTATGATCCTCTTGTCAATGCA GTAAATACTGCTGTGTCACGTTTTGCTACTCCCTTTATTTCAAAAGGAAGCCAGTGTTATCTGGTCTTAACCAG TATCAATGCTTATTTTCCTCCAGTCAGTTTAAACTTCGCGGGTGGAGCATCAATGGATTTAAAACCATCACAATACCTTCTGCATAATGGTTTTCAG GATGGTGCTGCAATATGGTGCATAGGTTTCCAAAAAGTGCAAGAGGGAGTCACAATTTTAGGAG ATCTTGTCCTGAAAGACAAGATCGTTGTTTATGACTTGGCTCGTCAGCAAATAGGATGGACTAACTATGATT GTTCCATGTCTGTAAACGTCTCGGTGACTACAACCAAGGATGAGTACATCAATGCAAGAGCAAGACAGACAAGTGTCAGCAGCTCGAAAATAGGGACTCTCTCCAAGTTACTACCTGTAAGCATCATGGCTCTTTCAATACACATAATAATCTTCATGAAGTCACCACATTTATAA
- the LOC127094356 gene encoding uncharacterized protein LOC127094356, with protein MESSTCNIDKGSDRAELLKMAKLIIWDEAPMAHRFCFEAFDKTLKDIMGRSNCSHKLFGGKLTKNMRLQQADNTSSTSELELFSNWILKVGDGKLEEPNDGYTDIPIPNDFLISNYDDPLEAIVSETYPNFLNNYKNPEFLQSRAILAGTIETVDIINQYVLGFIPGEEKEYLSSDSVDTFDGEGNEAFDVLTPEFLNTLTTSGLPNHKIKLKIGIPIMLLRNIDQPEGLYNGTRLIVTRLANHVIEAKIISGKNIEGVIYIPRMDMTPTQSPWPFKMTRRQFPITICYAMTINKSQGQSLDYVGLSLPRSVFSHGQLYVAISRVKSKKGLKILIHDKDNHLLNSTTNVVFKEVFENL; from the exons ATGGAGTCTTCTACATGTAATATCGACAAAGGTAGTGATCGTGCAGAGCTACTAAAAATGGCAAAGTTGATAATTTGGGATGAAGCTCCAATGGCACACAGATTTTGTTTTGAAGCGTttgataaaacccttaaagaCATAATGGGGCGTTCCAATTGTTCTCACAAATTATTCGGAGGGAAA CTTACAAAGAACATGCGACTCCAACAAGCCGACAATACTTCAAGTACATCTGAATTAGAATTGTTTTCTAATTGGATATTAAAAGTTGGCGATGGGAAATTGGAAGAACCTAACGATGGTTACACGGATATTCCTATTCCAAATGATTTCTTAATTTCTAACTATGATGATCCACTAGAAGCCATTGTTAGTGAAACATATCCGAATTTTCTTAACAATTACAAGAATCCAGAATTTTTGCAATCAAGAGCTATATTGGCAGGAACAATTGAAACAGTTGACATCATAAATCAATACGTTTTGGGATTCATACCAG GTGAAGAAAAGGAATATTTAAGTTCAGATTCTGTAGACACTTTTGACGGTGAAGGAAATGAAGCTTTTGATGTTTTGACCCCAGAATTTTTGAATACACTTACAACTTCCGGTCTACCTAACCACAAGATTAAATTGAAGATTGGGATCCCTATTATGTTGCTTCGAAACATTGATCAACCTGAAGGTCTCTACAATGGAACAAGGCTTATAGTTACAAGATTGGCAAACCACGTTATCGAGGCAAAGATTATATCTGGAAAGAATATTGAAGGGGTTATCTATATTCCAAGAATGGATATGACTCCAACACAATCTCCGTGGCCATTCAAAATGACTAGAAGGCAATTTCCCATAACTATATGTTATGCTATGACAATTAACAAATCTCAAGGTCAGTCATTGGATTATGTTGGATTGTCTTTGCCTAGAAGTGTATTTAGTCATGGTCAACTATATGTTGCAATATCAAGGGTCAAA